Below is a genomic region from Nilaparvata lugens isolate BPH chromosome 8, ASM1435652v1, whole genome shotgun sequence.
TGATGAATGCTGAGCTGTATTCAGCTCTGGTCGAACTAGAAGAATTGGTTGAAACAGAAGCAGTACTCATCAGAGCTCTAGACGATTACACTCCTAAAACAGAGCATCGGTTGTCACAGCTTAGAAGAAGTGCAGCAGAATACAGGAAAATACATGATAGCGGGAGTGTGGATGTGAGTGCCTATCTGGAGAACCTTATGAACGCCTATAAGATGGTCAAACAACTGACAAACGATTGAAAACAGGTGGATTCCTTGATGGTTGATTTTGCTGAAGAGGAAcggaagaagatgatgaatcaccAGCAGCAGCTGAAGATTCTAGTGGAGGAGAATGTGGTGGTGGCGGTAACAGCTCTGATGCGACTGCAGGACACCTATCAGCTGGACACCGCCTCCCTAGACCGGGGGCGGTTAAACGGTGTACATTACACCACAGACCTGTCCGCTCACGATTGTTTCGAGCTTGGTAGAGTCGTACAAAAACGATGAATACCAACATACAGTGCTCTGGATGCTGGAATCGCTCAAACAACTTGAACAGGAGGGGAATCGAGCCAAAATAAAACGCTGGCAGATGCTGGAGTACCTGGCCTATTTCACTTATATGCAAGGCAACGTGCAATCCGTGTCGCAGATGACCGAAGAACTGCTGTCTATAGTTCCAAATCATGAGTACGCTTGTGGCAACCGTACCTTCTAGCGGCCATCAAAACAGCACCAGTGTCAGTTGCTAACAATCATCCACAAACAGGGTTGTATGAGAAGCTGTGTCACAAGGCTCTCTCCACCTCCTCAAGTGATGGCTCAACTAAAATGTCGTTATGTGCACAGAAACCAACCATACCTGAGAATTTCCCCCTTGAAAGAAGACTAAGCTTATCTGGAGCCTAGAATTGTTTTATATCGTGACGTTATCTGCGACAGGGAAATAGAAGTGCTCAAGAAATTGGCAGGGCCCATGTTCCACGTTCCACTGTGAAGATCGCAAATACATGAGAGACAATAAATTGTGGCCAGCTGTTGGATCAGCAAGGCAGAGTTGCTGGAGGAGTCCGAACATCCATCCATCAAGCTACTGAGTCGGCGTGTCGAGCACATGGCCTCTCTCAACATGGCCACTGCTGAGAGGCTGAAAGTGATCAATTACTGCATTAACGGAAACTTACCGCATTACGACACATTACCAGTAATAAATAGGGATGAAAACTTCAGAATATTGGAGTTAAACAATGGTAATAGGCTTCGAATAGCTACAGTGATGTTCTACATGAGTGATGTGGCACAGGGAGGGGCAACAGTGTTTCTATTACTGAAGCTTGCCCTGTGGCCGCAGAAGGGAACAGCAGTGTTTTGGCACATCCTCACCTTGGTGGAGAGGTTGACTCTGCCACACTGCATGCCGGCTGTCCTGTGCTGGCCGGCTCCAAATGGGTGGCCAACAAGTGGATTTACAAACGAGGCGAGGAATTTACATGGCCGGGTGCGCTGCAAAAAGAGACTCGAGCTGGTACTCATCCAGCTGGTACAGGTAACTAGAAACAGGCCTCAATCACTTCATAATTGTGTCAAAGTTTAGTTCTTCAAATATCACACTagggctcaactcacactcacgcgactcaggtcgagaagagattcgactctagtcgagagcatgtgttttcaaatggtgacgtcgcggagactagaaccgactggtctgagtgtcaccatttggaaacacatgctctcgactagagtcgagtctcttctcgacctgagtcgcgtgagtgtgagttgagccaaagCTGTGATCTCGATTGTATCTGAGCTACTATGTAATTGTTTTTTTCGTAagtgaaaataaattcatttgttCACGTTATAAACTTTCTAGATTCTTTagatattttctagaaaaacttGGAGTTGTTTCCCAGCGCGATCTTCACCCCCAGAAAGCTTCATCTTCTTCACAAAACAAAcctggaaattattattatttttctatgaaaGTAAGTTAAATTACCATTCCATCGCACCAGATTGTAACTGCACCAAAAGCTTCGAGATTAgtattttttaaaaagatttcTATGAAACAAAATGAAGTATAGTATGATGAACACGTTGATCCCTATTTCATGATGCGAGCAAGCTATGTATTGTCATGGCCCAACTGAGAATCTTGGTTCCTGTTCGCTAGTGCCAATCTTTTCGTTTGGCAAAAAAAATCGTTTAGCAAATTTcccaataattaaaatttctctTAGTTATTTGATGACCTTTTTCCTTTGGGAGCTCACCTGTCAGAAAAAAAGGTTTTTCTTATTTCTCCTACACTATCAACTAATCAACTGTTACCTATACTAATTAACTCTAATGTTTGTAGCCGAAATACTCAGATAGGCGTTTTCACCTCACATACATTAGATCCATTGATCaagatcattatttttattatttccagaTCAAGATTTTTAAGAGGATATTTCAGTTGTTGAATCCCAGTCataagagaaataataatatagatgaatttcagAGAGATTAAATGCCAGATTTATATTGTATCATAATGCTACCtatattgatggaaataaaatgtCATTTTTAAAAGAACATTTTCTAATGATGTAATGTCCGATTCATTTGAAGATATCAATCATTTGATAGCTTATATCGAGTTGCCATCCCTGTACCTTTTGCTACGTAGGCAGTTTGAAGCTACGAGTGAAAATATTTTAGCTTTTTACAAGGCGTGGACCCCTTCTTCAGAGTTCACGGAATTTTCAGTCCTGGGTGGATAATAATGTATCAAAGTTccatatcaatcaataaattataactaaaaCTCAGATCATTAACTCCTAAACTGCTTCATCAGAGTTGGAATCGAACAAGTTCTGGTTTGACCCATTCAAACGACTGTAAAATTAACCAAAATTGCTGAAATTGCAGTGAGTAGctatttaattgaaatattgatacACCTTGTTGATAACAGTTGTCATCTTCCTGGTTGGGTCGATACCCTTATGTATTCATAAAATGACTCACCTTTCATTACATGGATAAACTTCATCTTAGAATTATTACTGAAGTTTATCATCATAGTAGCAAGTATAAGTGAAATGAaagaatatgaatataataccTACATCCCATTCTCTTTGATAGTAGTATAGTATAGATAGTAGAATAGATAGTTAGTATCACTAACATCATATATGCTGTAATGTGTTTTGTAATGCCCAGTTGTAGTGAATCAATTGGCAGCAACATTAGTTGACCGTCGGCAAGACAAATGAATGCTAGATTGTTAGCCGTTGGTGTGGAGGTCTGCAGACGAAAATAGGTGGCTCCAAATCGCCTCAATGTATCATTAATCTAGCAGTACGCGTCTAGGAAACAGTTAGGACACCGAAAATTGGTATAATTCTTCTACTGGTTGTCAGGTACACGCGTGTCTCAGGCTCCAACACGTGAACAAACTCGTTTGTCACTATGACGCCCAGTTCGACATCAATCTTCTCCTTCCTTTattatctttctcttcttttcctctcaCTTTTTTCaacctcttctttctcttcttcttctatggTTCCTACGTCCTACCGGGAACGTGCCCGGAAAAATTCAATCACAGCGTTTGCTACA
It encodes:
- the LOC111044871 gene encoding prolyl 4-hydroxylase subunit alpha-1-like, which encodes MLESLKQLEQEGNRAKIKRWQMLEYLAYFTYMQGNVQSVSQMTEELLSIVPNHDCWISKAELLEESEHPSIKLLSRRVEHMASLNMATAERLKVINYCINGNLPHYDTLPVINRDENFRILELNNGNRLRIATVMFYMSDVAQGGATVFLLLKLALWPQKGTAVFWHILTLVERLTLPHCMPAVLCWPAPNGWPTSGFTNEARNLHGRVRCKKRLELVLIQLVQV